CTCGAATCATAGCACAAGAATGAATTTTATGATTAGAGTTCTTTCCTTAAAACTCTAATCATAACATAAATTTTCATTCTAGTGTTAGTTGTCACAATCATTACTCTTTCTTTTGAATCTAATTAGAGATCTCAAGTCTTCTGGACCGACTCTAGCTACTCGTTTATCCGACCATGGGAATTGAAGTGGACACGAGTCATATGGTGAGTAATTGAGTAAGGAAGTTAATAACTTCAAGTTATAATCCTTTTGGCACTATTATTTTGTCATCTTCCATTTTTCAATCGTATGTTACTTTATAGTTTTTGTTACTACTAGTCAAAGTTTCTTCTTACATAAGAAAATGGGACATGATGGATTATGATTTTAAGTGGTCCAACGGCAATGAAGTTAATTCAACTTTCATTGAATCATTTTAATAATGTGATGTTTGGTGCGTCATGCACAACACACAACATCAGACATCATCATTATAAGGcccttttttaaataatattgattGTTTTTCTGTGACAAATTCATCTCAGATCCAACAAACGGTTCATTATTTAACACTGatcaacaaaactataatcACATGGATCCAACATCCaagtaaaaaaacaacaaaattatataaacatttcaACATCTTATAAGCTGGTGGTGGTTCGATGGTTAAGAGATTTCACGGTCGGTTCCGGTATTtagtaaaaacagaaaaatcaaatctcaatatgaaattatattatttccaTGACGACTATGCataataatagttaaataataCGTAAGTTTGGATGCATAGCTTCGTATTTTTCTAaccagaaaagaaagaaaaaaaattctctaattaaataaaattgtttagaaGGATGATGTATTTAGAGGctatatagagtttttttttttttttgataaagtagAGGCTATATAGAGTTAAGGAGTATAAACCATAAAACAGGGATAGtttattttcaaactttctAAACCATAACACACAACAGTGTTGGTGTCCTAACTTTATctgttttgtaataataattaaaaaagtattgGAAATATGTTGACCATAACAAAAGCCCTTTGTTTGTTAAACAACCCGGTTTCAAAATCTAACACATGCATGAGGTTGCGTCTCATACCTTCTTAACTAACTAGTCAAAAGAGTTATCTATATAAACTCGTCTTTgtcaaagaacaacaaaaaccaaaatttaaaaatcagaatcatcatatattcatgacaatgaaaaaaactaatttcttcgtcccattcttcttctttggaacGATATTTTTCGGAGTTGCTAGCGCAGGAGACAAAAACGCCTTAGCCGCATCATTCGTCTTCGGTGATTCACTTGTAGATGCAGGAAATAATAATTACTTTCAAACGTTGTCCAGAGCCAATAGTCCTCCTAACGGCATCGATTTTAAACCATCTCGTGGAAATCCAACCGGCCGGTTTACCAATGGTCGTACCATAGCTGACATCGTTGGTAATATTAACAAAAAGTGTTGCatccaaaatataaatcaaaatttcatttttatttcattatcatCCATGctaatgtttatttaaattttatattgttgtgTATAGGAGAAAAGTTAGGGCAGCCAAGTTATGCAGTTCCATATTTAGCACCAAATGCAAGTGGTGAAGCAATATTAAATGGTGTGAACTATGCATCAGGTGCTGGTGGAATTCTCAATGCTACAGGAAGTGTATTTGTAAGCCTCTTCGTGTCCATGCACACATTATCTGTCGTATATTACTTGTCACGTTTGGTTGGTGGTAAACGTTTACATAAAATtctatgttaattatttttataaatatgtgtTAAATTTTGCTTTTTGACTCCGAATTTATGTTTGGTTGTGTACACACATATGCAAAATGGACTTGTGTATATGTTTTACAATTTGAAAAATTACGATTTTGTAGGGGAATCGATTAGGAATGGACATACAAGTCGATTACTTTACCAATACAAGGAAGCAGTTTGATAAGCTTTTAGGTGAAGATAAGGCTAGAGATTACATTAGAAAGTCATTATTCTCCATAGTCATCGGCTCAAATGATTTTCTCAACAACTATCTAGTCCCTTTTGTCGCTGCTCAAGCAAGGCTAACACAAACTCCTGATAGTTTTGTTGATGACATGATTAGTCACCTCCGCAACCAGCTCAAGGTACGTTAACACAACTTACATAGTTACATTTGACAAAAAGTTATTATACGTAGTTAACGTTAATTGAACGTTtgtaaaaaatcaaatgtaGAGATTATATGATTTGGACGCTCGGAAATTTGTGGTGGGAAATGTGGCTCCAATTGGATGTATACCGTACCAGAAATTGATCAATCAACTACAAGATAAGCAGTGTGTTGATTTGGCAAACAAATTGGCTCTTCAGTACAATGCTCGTCTCAAAGATCTCTTGATGGTGGAATTGAAAGACAGTTTCAAAGACGCACACTTCGTTCATGCCAACGTTTATGATTTATTCATGGACCTCATTGTCAACTTCAAAAACTACGGTAagaatatatactatataggtCCATGGGCCTTTCAAAACATCTAATGACCACTTAAGAGTGTTGGATTTTAGTAAGAAgagaattatttatttcttatttttctaaaaaaaagttagtatATATTATCATTGCATGGTTTTTAGTTTTGGCTACTTTTGAACAATGTTGCGTAATTTGTATGTAAGagtattagtttttgttaaaaatttagcCTACTTTAATCCTAATAATCTAGTATGAATTAGTTGTTATGATTTTAGATATCCGTTTAGCattcattttaggattgtttctttgactaattataaaaaaaatgttaataatgaatttaatatatgttgtgGAAAATGATGGATAGGGTTTAGGACGGCGAGTGAGGCGTGCTGTGAGACGAAAGGGAGATTGGCGGGGATATTGCCATGTGGACCAACATCGAGCCTTTGTACGGACCGGTCAAAGCATGTCTTCTGGGACGCGTACCATCCTACCGAAGCGGCTAATCTTCTCATTGCTGACAAATTGCTTTACGGTGACTCCAAATTCGTTACTCCCTTTAACGTCCTCCACCTTCGTGACCTTTGAGATTTTACCcattttttgtcttatttttttttataaatgtaatttcttttttttcgacTGTTGTGAGAatctttcttatttgttttatgaAAATGGTTATATATAGTACCTTTAAAAACatttgtaacatatttttctGATTCAAATTATATTGTAGATTGTGTGGTTTAGTTTCATATAATATGTTCAAGCGCAACAAATCTAAGGTATGGTTTATTAACGTTTGAAGTGATATTTTAGAGAGATGTTTGTCTTGTCTTGGAATCTACAAGTGTCGGATACTAAGAATCACACTAGTCTAAATGAGTAAAAGAACTCACTCACatttttttaagcaaaaaaaacaaagtaaattatAGAAAAGCGAAGGGAATAATCAGTTATatacttgtttatttttggtaaccgaggataaaaaaatattggaccGTTGGGTTAATACCAGAAAAGATAAACGTGAAAAAGACGAAGCTAGCCCTCTTTGGCTCTCTTTCATGCACGTtcaaaggacaaaaaaaaaaacatacccaTTGGATTGGATCAATTGGAATCAGAAAACAGAGTGGATtgaggaagaaaaagacaagaagaaagagagggagGGAATAAGGGGGAGGGTGTCAGTGGTTTTGATCTGATAGGACCGGTCCGGAGTCCGGACCCGAATATCCGACAACGAAAGGACGGCTGCAAAAACAAATAGGACACATCGTCCCATAGCACCAACACACACAAACCATGCCACACCACAccacacctctctctctctttctacaaGTTTCGTTGTTTTTGGGTGTGAAAGCGacttgagagaagagagagaaagtcgTTGAAGTGGGGGAAGAGGTGGCTCAGTAGTGTCAAGTGTGGGTCATATCATCCTCCGGCCGCGCGTGCTTATCCACCTCCTTCGANNNNNNNNNNNNNNNNNNTTAAAAATCAGAATCATCATATATTCATGACaatgaaaaaaactaatttcttcgtcccattcttcttctttggaacGATATTTTTCGGAGTTGCTAGCGCAGGAGACAAAAACGCCTTAGCCGCATCATTCGTCTTCGGTGATTCACTTGTAGATGCAGGAAATAATAATTACTTTCAAACGTTGTCTAGAGCCAATAGTCCTCCTAACGGCATCGATTTCAAACCATCTCGTGGAAATCCAACCGGCCGGTTTACCAATGGTCGTACCATAGCTGACATCGTTGGTAATATTAACAAAAAGTGTTGCatccaaaatataaatcaaaatttcatttttatttcattatcatCCATGctaatgtttatttaaattttatattgttgtgTATAGGAGAAAAGTTAGGGCAGCCAAGTTATGCAGTTCCATATTTAGCACCAAATGCAAGTGGTGAAGCAATATTAAATGGTGTGAACTATGCATCAGGTGCTGGTGGAATTCTCAATGCTACAGGAAGTGTATTTGTAAGCCTCTTCGTGTCCATGCACACATTATCTGTCGTATATTACTTGTCACGTTTGGTTGGTGGTAAACGTTTACATAAAATtctatgttaattatttttataaatatgtgtTAAATTTTGCTTTTTGACTCCGAATTTATGTTTGGTTGTGTACACACATATGCAAAATGGACTTGTGTATATGTTTTACAATTTGAAAAATTACNCCTTTGAGATTTTACCcattttttgtcttatttttttttataaatgtaatttcttttttttcgacTGTTGTGAGAatctttcttatttgttttatgaAAATGGTTATATATAGTACCTTTAAAAACatttgtaacatatttttctGATTCAAATTATATTGTAGATTGTGTGGTTTAGTTTCATATAATATGTTCAAGCGCAACAAATCTAAGGTATGGTTTATTAACGTTTGAAGTGATATTTTAGAGAGATGTTTGTCTTGTCTTGGAATCTACAAGTGTCGGATACTAAGAATCACACTAGTCTAAATGAGTAAAAGAACTCACTCACatttttttaagcaaaaaaaacaaagtaaattatAGAAAAGCGAAGGGAATAATCAGTTATatacttgtttatttttggtaaccgaggataaaaaaatattggaccGTTGGGTTAATACCAGAAAAGATAAACGTGAAAAAGACGAAGCTAGCCCTCTTTGGCTCTCTTTCATGCACGTTCAaaggacaaacaaaaaaaaacgtaccCCTTGGATTGGATCAATTGGAATCAGAAAACAGAGTGGATtgaggaagaaaaagacaagaagaaagagaaggagggAATAAGGGGGAGGGTGTCAGTGGTTTTGATCTGATAGGACCGGTCCGGAGTCCGGACCCGAATATCCGACAACGAAAGGACGGCTGCAAAAACAAATAGGACACATCGTCCCATAGCACCAACACACACAAACCATGCCACACCACAccacacctctctc
The Camelina sativa cultivar DH55 chromosome 6, Cs, whole genome shotgun sequence genome window above contains:
- the LOC104791264 gene encoding GDSL esterase/lipase At3g50400-like; translation: MTMKKTNFFVPFFFFGTIFFGVASAGDKNALAASFVFGDSLVDAGNNNYFQTLSRANSPPNGIDFKPSRGNPTGRFTNGRTIADIVGEKLGQPSYAVPYLAPNASGEAILNGVNYASGAGGILNATGSVFGNRLGMDIQVDYFTNTRKQFDKLLGEDKARDYIRKSLFSIVIGSNDFLNNYLVPFVAAQARLTQTPDSFVDDMISHLRNQLKRLYDLDARKFVVGNVAPIGCIPYQKLINQLQDKQCVDLANKLALQYNARLKDLLMVELKDSFKDAHFVHANVYDLFMDLIVNFKNYGFRTASEACCETKGRLAGILPCGPTSSLCTDRSKHVFWDAYHPTEAANLLIADKLLYGDSKFVTPFNVLHLRDL
- the LOC104791265 gene encoding GDSL esterase/lipase At3g50400-like; the encoded protein is MTMKKTNFFVPFFFFGTIFFGVASAGDKNALAASFVFGDSLVDAGNNNYFQTLSRANSPPNGIDFKPSRGNPTGRFTNGRTIADIVGEKLGQPSYAVPYLAPNASGEAILNGVNYASGAGGILNATGSVFVSLFVSMHTLSVVYYLSRLVGGKRLHKILC